The proteins below are encoded in one region of Polypterus senegalus isolate Bchr_013 chromosome 2, ASM1683550v1, whole genome shotgun sequence:
- the LOC120524463 gene encoding uncharacterized protein LOC120524463: MSVICSHCKAVTWKGESSGICCNNGKVKLEPLRHPPEPLKGLLMGTDSRSKMFLSCIRTYNNAFQITSFGAKSIVCEGTFMPTFKIQGQVYHLIGSLLPEGNEHPQFLQLYFMGNDSDNIEATLRCNIYPGLNLGIVQDLQKMLHVENNYINSFKTALDQHVHRENNDFRVIIRAENIPIQHHKGRYNAPVNNEVAVLIVGQDFTKRDIILHLKSDQLQRISELHRSYDPLQYPLMFPYGEDGYHINVLQCNSTKTVSAMTFYRYRIMVRENETNYLHYFRQIYNQYLVDMYAKIESERLSFIRNNQKKLRVDDYIHLKDAIHSDGNIEYVDQLVILPSSFTGCPRYMHEKTQDAMTYVRKFGRPDLFITFTTNPKWPEITDTLLQGQQAHDRHDIISRIFHLKVKRLINLLTKRKIFGTCTCYMYSIEWQKRGLPHVHILLWLEQKITPNQIDLIISAEFPDKHQDPLLFSIIKSNMVHGPCGSLNPKSPCMKNDKCTKRYPRSFVSHTITGQDGYPTYKRRSPEEGGSVVEIKIGGIEITDDNHWVVPYCPLLCKTFNVHINVEFCNSVKSIKYICKYVNKGTDQATFAIVNKENDELYQYQSGRYISSSEAVWRILSFPIHERYPPVTHLAVHLEKGQRVYFTTTNVLQHPFSIWVKHRNSLTEDIYRREQRLFPDLNITYNDIMYNEVLIMLQHKLQSVSGKTLQDYGLPAPHLHTSTSFRTKYTTQTTYDIHRLLFYVQENENLLVSDQKRAYDEILESVHKSHGKIFFLDSPGGTGKTFLINLILAKIRSDGKVAIAVASSGIAATLLEGGKTAHSAFKLPLNLTYNEAPVCNVKKGTLLAQVLQDCVIIIWDECTMSHKAAIEALNRTLQDIRNNENVMGGVTVLFSGDFRQTLPVIPRGTRADEVRALLKSSFLWSCIHTLTLTINMRVLLHCDTSADAFSKLLLAIGNGEIKETSNGNIDIPNDLANLVNTVEELTERLYPNVINLQEKSDAWLCERALLSPTNNSADEINNYVLQKLPGDKKSYFSIDSVLDGKETVHYPIEFLNSLNPPGMAPNKLFLKVGVPVILLRNLNSLKLCNGTRLRVIALQSNIIEASILTGCAKGEKVFIPRIPMISSNDYPFQFKRLQFPIKLCFALTINKAQGQTFSLAGYILHCSIIADALLPELSGTFAYRYVNAWRVV; the protein is encoded by the exons ATGTCTGTAATATGTTCTCACTGTAAAGCCGTTACATGGAAAGGAGAGAGCTCAGGCATCTGCTGCAATAATGGTAAAGTCAAACTGGAACCATTGAGACATCCTCCAGAACCATTGAAAGGGCTTTTAATGGGCACAGATTCAAGatcaaaaatgtttctttccTGTATTAGAACTTACAATAATGCCTTTCAAATTACTTCCTTTGGTGCAAAAAGTATTGTATGTGAAGGTACTTTTATGCCTACTTTTAAAATTCAGGGTCAAGTTTACCACTTAATTGGTTCACTTCTTCCTGAAGGTAATGAACATCCACAATTTCTACAGTTGTACTTCATGGGCAATGACAGCGACAATATAGAAGCAACTTTAAGATGTAATATTTATCCAGGTCTTAACTTAGGTATTGTTCAAGATTTACAAAAGATGTTACATGtggaaaacaattacattaacagttTCAAAACAGCGCTAGATCAGCATGTTCATAGAGAAAATAATGATTTCAGAGTTATTATTCGTGCAGAGAACATACCTATACAGCATCACAAGGGACGGTACAATGCACCTGTTAATAATGAAGTTGCTGTATTAATAGTGGGCCAGGATTTTACAAAGAGAGACATTATTTTGCATTTGAAAAGTGATCAACTTCAGCGAATATCTGAACTTCACAGATCTTACGATCCTCTTCAATATCCTCTAATGTTTCCGTATGGAGAAGATGGTTACCATATTAATGTATTACAATGTAACTCAACAAAAACAGTTTCAGCAATGACTTTCTATAGGTATCGTATCatggttagagaaaatgaaacaaattacttGCATTATTTTCGTCAAATATACAACCAATATTTAGTTGATATGTATGCAAAAATTGAATCAGAACGTCTTTCATTTATTCGCAATAACCAAAAGAAACTTAGGGTAGACGATTATATTCATCTGAAAGATGCAATACACAGTGATGGAAACATTGAATATGTGGATCAATTAGTTATTTTACCTTCATCTTTTACAGGATGTCCACGTTATATGCACGAAAAAACTCAGGATGCCATGACGTATGTCAGGAAATTTGGCAGACCAGATTTGTTTATTACTTTCACAACTAATCCAAAATGGCCAGAAATAACTGACACGTTATTACAGGGCCAACAAGCTCATGATAGACATGACATTATTAGtagaatttttcatttaaaagttaaaagactAATTAATTTGTTAACAAAACGAAAAATCTTTGGCACATGTACCTGCTATATGTATTCCATTGAGTGGCAGAAACGAGGCTTGCCTCATGTACACATTCTcctgtggttggaacaaaaaattacTCCTAATCAGATAGACTTAATCATCAGTGCAGAATTCCCTGACAAACATCAAGATCCATTACTATTTTCTATCATCAAATCTAATATGGTTCATGGACCATGCGGCTCACTAAATCCTAAATCTCCTTGCATGAAAAATGACAAGTGCACTAAGAGATATCCTAGGTCTTTTGTAAGTCACACAATAACCGGACAAGATGGGTATCCTACATACAAAAGACGATCTCCTGAAGAGGGAGGATCAGTTGTTGAAATTAAGATAGGTGGAATAGAAATCACTGATGACAATCATTGGGTAGTACCATATTGTCCTCTTTTATGCAAGACTTTTAACGTTCACATTAACGTTGAGTTTTGCAATTCTGTTAAGtcaattaaatacatttgtaaatatgtaaACAAAGGTACAGATCAAGCAACATTTGCTAttgttaacaaagaaaatgacgaACTGTACCAGTATCAATCAGGGCGTTACATAAGTTCTTCTGAAGCTGTGTGGAGGATTTTATCTTTCCCAATTCATGAGAGATATCCTCCTGTGACACATTTGGCAGTTCACCTAGAAAAGGGTCAGCGTGTTTACTTTACGACTACCAATGTTTTACAAC ATCCGTTCAGTATATGGGTAAAACATCGCAACAGTTTAACAGAAGACATTTATCGTCGAGAACAAAGACTGTTTCCTGATCTTAACATCACATACAATGACATTATGTATAATGAAGTATTAATAATGTTACAACACAAATTACAGTCTGTGTCTGGAAAAACTCTTCAGGATTATGGTCTTCCCGCACCACACCTTCATACTAGCACTTCCTTTCGTACCAAGTATACTACACAAACAACATATGATATTCACAGGCTTCTATTTTAtgtacaagaaaatgaaaaccttttAGTGAGCGATCAGAAAAGAGCTTATGATGAAATATTGGAAAGTGTACATAAGAGTCacggaaaaatattttttcttgattcACCAGGAGGCACAGGTAAAACattcttaattaatttaatattggctAAAATCAGGTCAGACGGTAAAGTTGCAATAGCTGTAGCGTCCTCAGGCATAGCTGCCACGTTATTGGAGGGGGGGaaaactgctcattcagctttcaagttGCCTTTAAACCTAACTTACAATGAAGCTCCTGTCTGTAATGTGAAGAAAGGGACTCTTCTAGCTCAAGTTTTACAAGACTGTGTGATTATCATTTGGGATGAGTGTACTATGTCCCACAAAGCAGCAATAGAAGCTTTGAACAGAACGCTTCAGGACATAAGgaataatgaaaatgtaatggGTGGAGTCACTGTTCTCTTTTCAGGAGATTTCAGACAAACTCTTCCAGTTATTCCAAGAGGTACACGGGCCGATGAAGTCAGAGCATTGCTAAAGTCATCATTTCTTTGGAGTTGTATTCACACATTGACTCTTACCATTAATATGAGAGTTCTATTACACTGTGACACTTCAGCAGATGCTTTTTCAAAATTGCTTCTAGCAATAGGCAACGGAGAAATAAAAGAGACTTCAAATGGAAACATTGACATTCCAAATGATCTTGCGAACTTAGTCAACACCGTTGAAGAACTGACAGAAAGACTTTACCCCAATGTTATAAATTTACAGGAAAAAAGTGATGCATGGTTATGTGAAAGAGCTCTCCTGTCGCCTACAAACAATAGCGCTGATGAGATAAATAACTATGTGCTGCAAAAATTGCCCGGTGATAAAAAATCTTACTTTTCTATCGATTCTGTTTTAGATGGTAAAGAAACAGTTCATTATCCTATTGAGTTTTTGAATTCCCTTAATCCTCCTGGAATGGCTCCTAATAAATTGTTCCTTAAAGTTGGTGTACCAGTAATTTTATTGCGGAATTTAAATTCTCTGAAACTATGTAACGGTACACGCTTGAGAGTAATAGCATTGCAATCAAACATTATTGAGGCCTCAATACtaactggctgtgcaaaaggTGAAAAAGTGTTTATTCCTCGAATTCCAATGATCTCTAGCAATGACTATccgtttcaatttaaaagactgcaATTCCCTATAAAACTTTGTTTTGCATTAACAATAAACAAAGCTCAAGGTCAAACTTTCTCTCTTGCAG